One Helianthus annuus cultivar XRQ/B chromosome 12, HanXRQr2.0-SUNRISE, whole genome shotgun sequence genomic region harbors:
- the LOC110893321 gene encoding uncharacterized protein LOC110893321 — protein MIMEVEVSSKFKLEKAICNHGFFMMAPNTWYPSTKTFVRPLRLINNNTVTVSIAQPRPSFISISILDDLHPMSISDHQQHIMDQVKRMLRLSKEDEETVEAFHKLHSDAADKAFGRLFRNPSLFEDIVKTFLLCASRFEDSLGRAEKLCNLNPERKRGRRKKAQVNFPTAHEVLSFGMNKLERTLGYRCDVIFDLATDVVSGRVDLDRWDNSITDGDELYKELIHRKGIGNFVASNILMCIGFYQRVPLDSETTRHIKQVHHHYGVNKVTDEMVKDIYDKYAPFQTLAYWFELLEYYESKVGKLYLLEKADYRNVTGSLIEKRSTFNFNNSSCHLILSLLFDLTSHQY, from the exons ATGATAATGGAGGTGGAAGTTTCAAGCAAGTTTAAATTAGAAAAGGCGATATGCAATCATGGTTTTTTCATGATGGCTCCTAACACTTGGTATCCTTCCACCAAAACCTTTGTTAGGCCACTCCGACTAATCAACAACAACACCGTTACCGTTTCAATCGCTCAGCCTCGTCCCTCTTTCATCTCTATATCCATTCTTGACGACCTTCATCCTATGTCAATCTCAGATCACCAGCAGCATATCATG GATCAAGTTAAGCGGATGCTAAGGCTGTCCAAGGAAGACGAGGAAACTGTGGAAGCATTTCATAAACTGCATTCGGATGCAGCGGATAAAGCGTTTGGACGTCTTTTTCGCAACCCTTCCTTGTTTGAAGATATTGTAAAAACTTTCCTCCTATGTGCTTCGAG ATTCGAAGATAGTTTAGGGAGGGCAGAAAAACTGTGTAACCTAAACCCGGAaaggaaaagaggaagaagaaaaaaAGCACAAGTGAATTTCCCAACGGCCCATGAGGTGTTGAGTTTTGGCATGAACAAGTTGGAGAGGACGTTAGGGTATAGATGTGACGTGATATTCGATCTAGCAACCGATGTGGTAAGTGGAAGGGTCGATTTGGATCGTTGGGATAATTCCATTACCGATGGAGATGAATTATACAAAGAGTTGATCCATAGAAAAGGGATTGGTAATTTTGTTGCTTCTAACATCTTAATGTGCATAGGCTTCTACCAAAGAGTTCCGCTCGACTCAGAAACCACTAGACACATCAAACAG GTCCACCACCACTACGGCGTGAATAAGGTTACCGATGAAATGGTGAAGGATATCTATGATAAGTATGCTCCTTTTCAGACACTCGCCTATTG GTTCGAGCTATTGGAGTATTACGAGAGTAAAGTCGGGAAGCTATATCTATTAGAGAAAGCCGATTACAGAAACGTGACCGGAAGCTTAATTgaaaaac GTTCGACTTTCAATTTTAATAATAGTTCTTGTCATCTTATACTTTCATTACTATTTGATTTG ACATCTCATCAATATTGA